CCCATGCCAAGGACTGCTACTCTGTTCCCAGCCCGGTGCTtactggggagcaggggggagggccATTTGGCCCATATGACCAGGAAAGGAAGCAGAGGAGATAGTGGGTGGGGTCCAGCTTTTATATCTTGTCTCCATTCCACAGAGCTGTCACCATGCCCCATTCACATCCAGCCCTTTCTGCTGAGCAGAAAAAGGAGTTGTCTGACATTGCCCTCCGGATTGTGGCCCCAGGCAAAGGCATCCTGGCTGCAGATGAGTCTGTAGGTAGGTGGGAGCCTGTGGTTGGTCAGGGTAGAGGTGGCCAGGAAGCCCTGGGAATGACCTTGTCGCCGCTCTTCATTTGCCCCCAGGCAGCATGGCTAAGCGGCTGAGCCAAATCGGGGTGGAGAACACAGAGGAGAACCGCCGTTTGTACCGCCAGGTCCTGTTCAGCGCTGATGACCGAGTGAAGAAGTGCATTGGAGGTGTCATCTTCTTTCACGAGACACTTTACCAGAAAGATGATAATGGTGTCCCCTTCGTCCGTACCATCCAGGATAAGGGCATTGTCGTTGGCATCAAGGTGCAGCCACTAGCCCTGGATGGGGACTGAGCATGgaaataggtgtgtgtgtgtatgtgaggggTGTCAAGGGGAATCCTGCCTGGGTTCAGCCTTCTGCCTTTGTTTTCCCTTCAGGTTGACAAAGGTGTAGTCCCTCTAGCCGGGACTGATGGAGAAACTACCACTCAAGGTACAGGATGGGTGGGCTTTAGGATTACAAGGTTGGTGGGTGGTTGATGCTGGCAAAAAGGGGCAGAGTGATGAGACCAGCACTATGCCCACAGGGCTGGATGGGCTCTCAGAACGCTGTGCCCAATATAAGAAGGATGGCGCCGACTTTGCCAAGTGGCGCTGTGTGCTGAAAATCAGCGAACGCACGCCCTCAGCACTTGCCATTCTGGAGAATGCCAATGTGCTGGCCCGCTATGCCAGCATCTGCCAGCAggtgtgtgtatgcatgcgtgAGGGGTTCAGATGGGTGCCCTGTGCCTGGTGGAGAGAGAACTTTCTCCCATTCTACTACCGCCCCTGCCAAGCTACTCTTCTCTTACCTGCAGAATGGCATTGTGCCTATTGTGGAACCTGAAATCCTGCCTGATGGAGACCATGACCTCAAACGTTGCCAGTATGTCACTGAGAAGGTGAGTCCACACCTGGGGACAGACACATACCACAGGGACAGCCTGACAGGGAGCTTGTTCCCAGTTCCTGGTTCAGATGCAGGCACTTTCCCcaagcacttttattttttttatcctagaACAGACCTGTGAGTCTGAGCCTGTACTGACCCTCACAGTCATGCCCACCCACCTCCAGACAGAGAGCATAGAGCAGTTAAGTGGCAGGGAGCAGACCTTAGTAAACCTCCTCTGCACCTCAGGTCTTGGCTGCTGTGTATAAGGCTCTGAGTGACCATCATGTGTACCTGGAAGGGACCCTGCTGAAGCCCAACATGGTGACCCCTGGCCATGCCTGTCCTATCAAGTATAGCCCAGAGGAGGTTGCCATGGCAACTGTCACTGCCCTGCGTCGCACTGTGCCTCCAGCTGTCCCAGGTACCACCCTGCTTCCTAACTTACTCCTATCTTTAGACTGATCCTCAGGTTCTTCTTGTGGCCTTCAGGGGTCCCTAACCCTGGAAAAACAGGGAGTGACTGATCAAtttgtcttctctttttctctctaggaGTGACCTTCCTGTCTGGGGGTCAGAGTGAAGAGGAGGCATCGCTCAACCTCAATGCTATCAACCGCTGCCCCCTTCCGCGGCCCTGGGCCCTCACCTTCTCCTATGGGCGTGCTCTGCAGGCCTCTGCACTCAATGCCTGGCGAGGGCAACGGGACAATGCTGGGGCTGCCACTGAGGAGTTCATCAAGCGGGCTGAGGTTGGGAGCTAGGGGTGGTGGTTGGTTTGGGGGTACTGGTGTGTAGCTAGGCAGGGGGTAGCACCCAGAGACTACAGCCTTTGGCACCTGTGGGCTGGCTCAGTCAGCTTACTCCTTACCTCCTCTCACTCTTGCAGGTGAACGGGCTGGCAGCCCAGGGCAAGTATGAAGGCAGTGGAGACGATGGAGGAGCGGCAGCACAGTCCCTCTACATTGCAAACCATGCCTA
The genomic region above belongs to Myotis daubentonii chromosome 16, mMyoDau2.1, whole genome shotgun sequence and contains:
- the ALDOC gene encoding fructose-bisphosphate aldolase C, producing MPHSHPALSAEQKKELSDIALRIVAPGKGILAADESVGSMAKRLSQIGVENTEENRRLYRQVLFSADDRVKKCIGGVIFFHETLYQKDDNGVPFVRTIQDKGIVVGIKVDKGVVPLAGTDGETTTQGLDGLSERCAQYKKDGADFAKWRCVLKISERTPSALAILENANVLARYASICQQNGIVPIVEPEILPDGDHDLKRCQYVTEKVLAAVYKALSDHHVYLEGTLLKPNMVTPGHACPIKYSPEEVAMATVTALRRTVPPAVPGVTFLSGGQSEEEASLNLNAINRCPLPRPWALTFSYGRALQASALNAWRGQRDNAGAATEEFIKRAEVNGLAAQGKYEGSGDDGGAAAQSLYIANHAY